Proteins encoded within one genomic window of Posidoniimonas corsicana:
- a CDS encoding DUF5060 domain-containing protein — protein MSSRQLLACTPRSVGVLLVLAAATAAADGDGSVEVSGELKQWHKVTLTVDGPQADERDTQPNPFTDHALSVRFRHESGRPTYNVPGYFAADGDAAESSAGSGTKWRAHLAPDKPGVWAYEVSFRTGQGAALDSGADAQPFAPADGKRGRFTVAPTDKPAPDFRARGRLAYVGRHHLQFQGDKSWFLKAGADAPETLLAFADFDGTRALKDSVPLKAYRPHLGDWSAGDPTWLGGKGKGLIGALNYLSGKGMNAVSFLTYNVDGDGSNVWPFVDPRQKLHYDCSKLDQWGIVFDHATARGLYLHFKLQENEIDDNRLGAGRKGGDVPAALDGGSLGPERKLYLRELAARFGHALALNWNLGEENTQSTDELTAMVEYLRATDPYHHPIVVHTFPSQQDEVYRPLLGKQLLNGASLQNEWDQVHRLTAKWVAASSEAGDPWVCANDEQGSANIGVPPDPGYADSDHDHPSIDDIRKLTLWGNLMAGGAGVEYYFGYKLAQNDLTAEDWRSRDRSWDFAGIALNFFRDEQIPFQEMSCHSELVGNRSRDNSRFCLAKPGELYLVYLPDGGATGVELPDGRFSLSWFNPRTGESTPGDELSDPKLSAPDDHDWLAVIRRKRGEPE, from the coding sequence ATGTCGTCACGCCAGTTGTTGGCCTGCACGCCCCGATCGGTGGGCGTGCTTCTTGTTCTTGCGGCGGCGACCGCCGCGGCCGACGGCGACGGTTCGGTGGAGGTGTCTGGCGAGCTGAAGCAGTGGCACAAGGTGACGCTTACTGTTGACGGCCCGCAGGCGGACGAGCGCGACACGCAGCCGAACCCGTTCACCGACCACGCGCTGTCGGTCCGGTTCCGGCACGAGTCGGGGCGCCCGACCTACAACGTCCCGGGCTACTTCGCGGCCGACGGCGACGCAGCCGAGAGCTCCGCCGGCTCGGGGACCAAGTGGCGGGCGCACCTCGCGCCGGACAAGCCCGGCGTGTGGGCCTACGAGGTTTCGTTCCGCACCGGCCAGGGCGCGGCGTTGGACAGCGGGGCGGACGCGCAGCCGTTCGCGCCGGCGGACGGCAAGCGGGGACGCTTCACCGTCGCGCCCACCGACAAGCCCGCCCCCGATTTCCGCGCCCGCGGGCGGCTGGCCTACGTCGGCCGCCACCACCTGCAGTTCCAGGGCGACAAGTCCTGGTTCCTCAAGGCGGGCGCCGACGCGCCCGAGACGCTGCTAGCCTTCGCCGACTTCGACGGCACGCGGGCGCTGAAGGACAGCGTGCCGCTGAAGGCCTACCGGCCGCACCTCGGCGACTGGTCGGCCGGCGATCCCACCTGGCTGGGCGGCAAGGGGAAGGGGCTCATCGGCGCGCTCAACTACCTGTCGGGCAAGGGCATGAACGCGGTGTCGTTCCTGACCTACAACGTCGACGGCGACGGTTCAAACGTGTGGCCGTTCGTTGATCCCCGGCAGAAGCTCCACTACGACTGCAGCAAGCTCGACCAATGGGGGATCGTGTTCGACCACGCCACGGCGCGGGGACTGTACCTGCACTTCAAGCTCCAGGAGAACGAGATCGACGACAACCGGCTCGGCGCCGGACGCAAGGGCGGCGATGTGCCGGCGGCGCTGGACGGGGGCTCGCTGGGGCCGGAGCGGAAGCTGTACCTCCGCGAGCTGGCGGCCCGCTTCGGCCACGCGTTGGCGCTCAACTGGAACCTGGGCGAGGAGAACACGCAGAGCACCGACGAGCTGACCGCGATGGTCGAGTACCTCCGCGCCACCGACCCGTACCACCACCCGATCGTTGTGCACACCTTCCCGAGCCAGCAGGACGAGGTCTACCGGCCCCTGCTGGGCAAACAGCTCTTGAACGGCGCCTCGCTGCAGAACGAGTGGGACCAGGTGCACCGCCTGACCGCCAAGTGGGTCGCCGCGTCGAGCGAGGCCGGCGACCCGTGGGTCTGCGCCAACGATGAACAGGGCAGCGCCAACATCGGCGTGCCGCCCGACCCCGGCTACGCCGACAGCGACCACGACCACCCCTCCATCGACGATATCCGCAAGCTCACGCTGTGGGGCAACCTGATGGCCGGCGGCGCCGGCGTGGAGTACTACTTCGGCTACAAGCTGGCCCAGAACGACCTGACCGCCGAGGACTGGCGGTCGCGGGACCGCTCGTGGGACTTCGCCGGCATCGCGCTCAACTTCTTCCGCGACGAGCAGATCCCGTTCCAGGAGATGAGCTGCCACAGCGAGCTGGTCGGCAACCGCTCGCGCGACAACTCCCGGTTCTGCCTCGCCAAGCCGGGCGAGCTTTACCTGGTCTACCTGCCGGATGGCGGGGCGACCGGCGTCGAACTGCCCGACGGCCGGTTCTCGCTCTCTTGGTTCAACCCGCGCACCGGCGAGTCCACGCCCGGGGATGAGCTGAGTGACCCCAAGCTGAGCGCGCCCGACGACCACGACTGGCTGGCCGTGATCCGCCGGAAAAGGGGCGAGCCGGAATAG
- a CDS encoding alpha/beta hydrolase: MRSYPLLIVAALVLCPAPDACGQRGRGPNHDKFYAPGPFSQRHDDVPHGELVGPLALKSEVFPDAEHTYWVYVPAQYDPAEPAHLMVFNDGHAFMAPEGDIRATNVIDNLIYLREIPVMIAVFVNPGRMPGQPEPTARDWGDRNTLRKSEYDTMDGKYARVIVDELLPALSAEYNLSPDPEHRGIGGSSSGGIAAFSVAWNRPDAFRKVASNVGSFTNIRGGHVYPELVREADPKPIRVFMVDGRNDNRGLRRGRYNQEMDWFHQNVRLKDALEEKGYDVNYVWGIGNHGQKQGGAMLPTMMRWLWRDHAVSTDPHNETERTFHGAAAPEPGDAGLAS; this comes from the coding sequence ATGCGTTCTTATCCACTCCTGATTGTTGCCGCTCTGGTGTTGTGCCCGGCGCCGGACGCTTGCGGGCAGCGGGGCCGCGGCCCGAACCACGACAAGTTTTACGCGCCCGGCCCGTTCTCGCAGCGGCACGACGACGTGCCCCACGGCGAGCTGGTCGGCCCGCTGGCGCTCAAGAGCGAGGTGTTCCCCGACGCCGAGCACACCTACTGGGTCTACGTTCCCGCCCAGTACGACCCGGCCGAGCCGGCCCACCTGATGGTGTTCAATGACGGGCACGCGTTCATGGCGCCCGAGGGCGACATCCGCGCGACCAACGTGATCGACAACCTGATCTACCTGCGCGAGATCCCGGTCATGATCGCCGTGTTCGTCAACCCGGGGCGGATGCCGGGCCAGCCGGAGCCGACCGCCCGCGACTGGGGCGACCGCAACACGCTCCGCAAGTCGGAGTACGACACTATGGACGGCAAGTACGCGCGGGTCATCGTCGACGAGCTGCTGCCGGCGCTGTCCGCCGAGTACAACCTCTCGCCCGACCCCGAGCACCGCGGCATCGGCGGCTCCAGCTCGGGCGGCATCGCCGCGTTCTCGGTGGCCTGGAACCGCCCCGACGCGTTCCGCAAGGTCGCCAGCAACGTGGGCTCGTTCACCAACATCCGCGGCGGCCACGTGTACCCGGAGCTGGTCCGCGAGGCCGACCCCAAGCCGATCCGCGTGTTCATGGTCGACGGCCGCAACGACAACCGCGGCCTGCGGCGGGGGCGTTACAACCAGGAGATGGACTGGTTCCACCAGAACGTCCGCCTGAAGGACGCGCTGGAGGAGAAGGGATACGATGTGAACTATGTGTGGGGGATCGGCAACCACGGCCAGAAGCAGGGCGGAGCGATGCTGCCCACCATGATGCGGTGGCTGTGGCGGGACCACGCGGTCAGCACCGACCCGCACAACGAAACCGAACGCACGTTCCACGGCGCGGCTGCGCCTGAACCGGGGGACGCCGGGTTGGCGTCGTGA
- a CDS encoding tetratricopeptide repeat protein has product MAEHPACEITHRQIRVGTCSWCQTAIGDSAGMGPIGDEGVSLTEWDLDAMRQTLREGDCDARSYTLNNLEFDGAPAIGESLPLLALVLDDPDSQLRLMAEFALSHHGRSVTSDEAEALERRLAERPDQLAARIVLLSYYFGGRRLSPGFKRARQEHQLWVIENAPDSHTAGAPEARVMARDEPAEYALAKQLWLQQVERRPGEAAVLGNAASFFQLNDKELCEELLRRAQRLEPNNPAWSEQLARLYTLQSRGDDEQSAENARRAYTELRAAELKRDASLTGSEDSAESKGRRLSTPLLSGPTRSRNWRERRTVLASTKRRAGLPKNCSR; this is encoded by the coding sequence ATGGCGGAACATCCCGCGTGTGAGATTACCCACCGCCAGATCCGTGTTGGCACGTGCAGCTGGTGCCAGACAGCTATCGGCGACTCTGCCGGGATGGGTCCCATCGGGGACGAGGGCGTCTCGCTCACGGAGTGGGATCTCGATGCAATGCGGCAGACTCTGCGGGAGGGAGACTGCGACGCCCGCTCGTATACGCTCAACAACCTCGAGTTCGATGGTGCTCCCGCGATAGGCGAGTCGCTTCCGCTGCTGGCGTTGGTCCTCGACGACCCCGACAGCCAGCTGCGGCTCATGGCGGAGTTTGCGTTGTCTCACCACGGCAGAAGCGTAACGTCAGACGAGGCAGAGGCGCTCGAGCGGCGGTTAGCGGAACGCCCCGATCAGCTCGCGGCTAGGATCGTCTTGTTGTCGTACTACTTTGGTGGCCGGCGGCTCTCGCCCGGCTTCAAGCGAGCCCGACAAGAGCACCAGCTGTGGGTAATCGAGAACGCTCCGGATTCGCACACCGCCGGCGCCCCCGAGGCCCGCGTCATGGCGCGAGACGAACCCGCTGAGTACGCCCTTGCGAAGCAGCTTTGGCTCCAGCAGGTAGAGCGGCGCCCGGGCGAAGCAGCGGTGCTGGGCAACGCAGCAAGCTTCTTTCAGTTGAATGATAAGGAGCTTTGCGAAGAGTTGTTGCGGCGGGCACAGAGGCTGGAGCCGAACAACCCCGCATGGTCGGAGCAGTTGGCGAGGCTGTACACACTTCAATCTCGCGGAGATGACGAGCAGTCTGCAGAGAACGCCCGCCGCGCGTACACTGAGCTGCGGGCGGCGGAATTGAAGCGGGATGCGTCGTTGACAGGTTCGGAGGATAGTGCGGAATCGAAAGGGAGGCGGCTGAGCACGCCGCTCTTGAGCGGACCCACTCGCTCCCGAAATTGGCGAGAGCGGCGTACAGTGCTGGCGAGTACGAAGAGGCGCGCCGGCTTGCCGAAGAACTGCTCACGTTAA
- a CDS encoding DegT/DnrJ/EryC1/StrS family aminotransferase, translated as MPVPMLDVNRQNQPLMDEITAAITEVCTTGAFVKGPAVKQLEQNVAEYCGAEHAVGCASGTDALLVALMALEIGPGDEVILPSFTFFATAGSVWRVGATPVFADIVPGTYNLSPEDVERRITPHTKAIMPVHLFGQAADMTALNRIAKKHDLYVIEDAAQAIGATEAGKRVGSLGTIGCFSFYPTKNLGGMGDGGMITTDDAELAHKMRILCDHGQDPRYYHHMVGVNSRLDTIQAAALGVKLRSLDSYAEAREKHAFRYNERFKKLSLSDVIGVPGVAQGRRSVWNQYTVRVENGQRDALQQYLAERKIGSAIYYPVPLHLQACFAELGYQEGDLPHTEQAAREVLSLPVFPELTKAEQSEVIDAIAAFAAQARTGAKRDAA; from the coding sequence ATGCCCGTCCCAATGCTTGATGTGAACCGTCAGAACCAGCCTCTGATGGACGAGATCACCGCCGCGATCACCGAGGTCTGCACCACCGGCGCCTTCGTCAAGGGCCCGGCCGTCAAGCAGCTCGAGCAGAACGTGGCCGAGTACTGCGGCGCCGAGCACGCCGTGGGTTGCGCCTCGGGCACCGACGCCCTGCTGGTCGCGCTGATGGCGTTGGAGATCGGCCCCGGCGACGAGGTGATCCTCCCCAGCTTCACGTTCTTCGCCACCGCCGGCAGCGTCTGGCGCGTCGGCGCCACGCCCGTGTTCGCCGACATCGTGCCGGGCACCTACAACCTCTCGCCCGAGGACGTGGAGCGCCGCATCACGCCGCACACCAAGGCGATCATGCCGGTGCACCTGTTCGGCCAGGCCGCCGACATGACCGCCCTCAACCGCATCGCCAAGAAGCACGACCTCTACGTCATCGAGGACGCGGCCCAGGCGATCGGCGCCACCGAGGCCGGCAAGCGGGTCGGCTCGCTCGGCACGATCGGCTGCTTCAGCTTCTACCCCACCAAGAACCTGGGCGGCATGGGCGACGGCGGCATGATCACCACCGACGACGCCGAGCTGGCCCACAAGATGCGCATCCTCTGCGACCACGGCCAGGACCCCCGCTACTACCACCACATGGTCGGCGTCAACAGCCGCCTGGACACCATCCAGGCCGCGGCGCTGGGCGTCAAGCTCCGCTCGCTCGACTCCTACGCCGAGGCCCGCGAGAAGCACGCCTTCCGCTACAACGAACGCTTCAAGAAGCTCTCGCTGTCGGACGTGATCGGCGTGCCCGGCGTGGCCCAGGGCCGCCGCAGCGTCTGGAACCAGTACACGGTCCGCGTCGAGAACGGCCAGCGCGACGCGCTGCAGCAGTACCTGGCCGAACGCAAGATCGGCTCGGCCATCTACTACCCGGTGCCGCTGCACCTGCAGGCGTGCTTCGCCGAGCTCGGCTACCAGGAGGGCGACCTCCCGCACACCGAGCAGGCCGCCCGCGAGGTGCTGTCGCTGCCGGTGTTCCCCGAGCTGACTAAGGCCGAGCAGAGCGAGGTGATCGACGCCATCGCCGCGTTCGCCGCCCAGGCCCGCACCGGCGCCAAGCGCGACGCCGCCTAA